One window from the genome of uncultured Tateyamaria sp. encodes:
- the lptG gene encoding LPS export ABC transporter permease LptG, whose amino-acid sequence MILHFYFARRFALALLGIAAVLIALVALVDIIDQTRKFNDFGVGFGQRIVLTLLNVPETINQILPLIMILGTVALFVSLARSSELVVTRAAGRSALRALVGPVVVSIVIGIFATTTLGPIVAATSKRYATLAETYRSGGVSALSISEEGLWLRQGGESGQTVIRATRSNADASVLYDVTFVSYAPGGGPVRRIEAASAALQQGAWSLRKAKAWPLATGLNPEANAVEHDILEIPSTLTLDGIRERLGTPAGVSIWDMPEFIAQLEQAGFSARKHVVWMQSELARPIFLMGMVLVAAAFTMRHTRFGGTGTAVLAAVLLGFGLYFIRSFAQILGENGQIPVLLAAWAPPVASILLALGLLLQAEDG is encoded by the coding sequence ATGATCCTGCATTTCTACTTTGCCCGGCGCTTTGCACTGGCCCTGCTTGGCATAGCCGCCGTTTTGATCGCACTTGTGGCGCTGGTCGACATCATTGATCAGACGCGCAAGTTCAACGATTTCGGCGTGGGCTTCGGGCAGCGGATCGTTCTGACGCTGTTGAACGTGCCCGAAACCATCAACCAGATCCTGCCATTGATCATGATCCTGGGCACCGTGGCGCTGTTCGTGTCGCTGGCCCGGTCATCGGAACTGGTTGTGACCCGCGCCGCCGGACGGTCCGCGCTGCGCGCCCTTGTCGGTCCGGTTGTGGTATCGATTGTGATCGGCATCTTCGCCACAACGACATTGGGCCCGATCGTGGCCGCCACCTCCAAACGCTACGCAACGTTGGCCGAGACCTATCGTTCGGGCGGTGTGTCCGCGCTGTCCATCTCCGAGGAAGGTCTGTGGCTGCGCCAGGGCGGCGAAAGCGGTCAGACGGTGATCCGCGCGACGCGGTCCAACGCGGATGCGTCCGTTCTGTACGATGTGACCTTCGTGTCCTACGCGCCCGGCGGCGGTCCGGTACGCCGGATCGAGGCGGCCAGCGCCGCATTGCAACAGGGCGCATGGTCATTGCGCAAAGCCAAGGCATGGCCGCTTGCAACGGGGTTGAACCCGGAGGCAAACGCGGTCGAACATGACATCCTTGAAATTCCCTCGACCCTCACGCTCGATGGCATTCGCGAGCGTCTGGGCACGCCGGCGGGCGTGTCCATCTGGGACATGCCCGAATTCATCGCGCAGCTGGAACAGGCGGGCTTTTCCGCGCGCAAGCATGTGGTGTGGATGCAGTCCGAATTGGCGCGTCCGATCTTTTTGATGGGTATGGTTCTTGTTGCCGCAGCGTTCACGATGCGCCATACCCGGTTTGGGGGGACCGGCACGGCGGTGCTGGCTGCGGTGTTGCTGGGGTTTGGTTTGTACTTCATCCGAAGCTTTGCACAGATACTGGGCGAGAACGGCCAGATACCGGTGCTGCTGGCAGCATGGGCCCCCCCCGTTGCATCCATCCTTCTGGCCCTTGGGCTGCTCTTGCAGGCAGAGGACGGGTAG